The following proteins are co-located in the Acinetobacter shaoyimingii genome:
- a CDS encoding HlyD family secretion protein — protein MKLIDSRKMIRPLVLLVTALIAIFAIFNLWNYYNSVPWTRDARVRGDVMKISSDIAGLVTEVLVQDNQTVKKGQVLFKVDLARQDLAVEHAKSDLAKAQSALAAAKATLAAAEANVEKSHVASEFAERTAERYSKFNDGSISKQEQDQANSARDEEHAQHHELVAAVEQAKANIVEQQALIKAATSQLHLAELNKHRAEVVAPEDGTLSNFELRVGNYVQVGQSVAGILDRKKLYVVGYFEETKLNRIQVGDKVSIRLMGDSDVIQGHVQGIAPGIEDRERASTNGVLANVNPTFNWVRLAQRVPVRIVLDERPKNELAFVAGRTATVRVLGKK, from the coding sequence ATGAAACTTATCGATTCACGTAAAATGATTCGGCCATTGGTCTTACTGGTGACTGCACTCATTGCAATATTTGCGATCTTTAATTTATGGAACTATTACAACTCTGTACCTTGGACACGTGATGCCCGAGTACGTGGTGATGTGATGAAAATTTCATCTGATATTGCAGGTTTGGTGACTGAAGTTCTAGTTCAAGATAACCAAACGGTCAAAAAAGGTCAGGTGCTTTTCAAGGTTGATTTAGCCCGTCAAGATTTAGCGGTTGAACATGCAAAATCTGATTTGGCCAAAGCCCAATCTGCTTTAGCAGCGGCTAAAGCGACACTGGCTGCAGCCGAAGCAAATGTTGAAAAATCACATGTAGCGAGTGAGTTTGCTGAACGAACAGCTGAGCGTTATTCTAAATTCAACGATGGTTCGATTTCGAAACAAGAGCAAGACCAAGCCAATTCTGCGCGTGATGAAGAACATGCTCAACATCACGAATTAGTAGCAGCCGTTGAACAAGCCAAAGCGAATATTGTTGAACAGCAAGCACTAATTAAAGCTGCAACCAGTCAGTTACATTTGGCTGAGTTAAACAAGCACCGTGCTGAAGTAGTTGCACCAGAAGACGGCACTTTGTCAAACTTTGAATTGCGTGTTGGTAACTACGTACAAGTGGGTCAGTCTGTTGCAGGTATCTTGGATCGTAAAAAACTTTACGTTGTAGGATATTTCGAAGAAACTAAACTGAATCGTATTCAAGTTGGTGATAAAGTCAGTATCCGTTTAATGGGTGATTCTGATGTGATTCAAGGCCATGTTCAAGGTATTGCACCTGGTATTGAAGACCGTGAACGTGCATCTACCAACGGGGTACTTGCCAATGTTAACCCAACATTTAACTGGGTACGTTTAGCACAACGTGTACCTGTCCGTATTGTGCTTGATGAACGTCCTAAAAATGAGTTGGCTTTTGTCGCAGGTCGTACGGCTACCGTTCGTGTACTGGGTAAAAAATAA
- the recN gene encoding DNA repair protein RecN, with translation MLTHLNLINFALADNLAIDIEQGFNVLTGETGAGKSLLLDALSACLGERTDTNYVRYGSDKADVTAVFSYQAQSPEADWLTAHELADESGEIHLRRVIFATGRSKAWINGRPSSLSELKEIGRLLVQLYSQHSQQQLLEPPYPKHWLDRYSNFGDHTQAVKDSYNTWQKNIRQHQAALDAQTTRLKRIETLESQLEELEDVLQVDYKDIEQEFDRLSHHEHIMLDCGYALNALEESEQNINQEISSIIRRLESHAGRSEQLSTIYNSLVNAQSELDDASSSLKQYIDRQSFDPDRMEELNAQLEVFHRLARKYRVQPDELKQQYETWQNELQQLHQLEDPEALAEQVEQAHQVFIEKAQYLDDIRREAATPLAIKLTEQVKQLALPEAHFEFKFEPLEQPSSEGFSFIQLLFTANKGIPPQPLGRIASGGELSRIALVMQVMNAEKTEAEVLVFDEIDVGISGGTAEIVGRLLAGLGQHVQILCITHQAQVAAQSDQHLLVKKLQTDPASSTIFELDEDERIQELARMTGGVEISETTLQHAKQLRQLKFQTT, from the coding sequence ATGCTGACACACTTAAATCTGATTAACTTTGCTTTAGCTGACAATTTAGCCATTGATATTGAACAAGGTTTTAATGTCCTGACAGGTGAAACTGGTGCAGGTAAATCTTTACTTTTAGATGCATTGTCTGCATGTCTAGGTGAAAGAACCGATACCAACTATGTCCGCTATGGCTCAGATAAAGCAGATGTGACAGCCGTCTTTAGCTATCAAGCGCAAAGCCCTGAAGCCGATTGGTTAACAGCACATGAATTGGCGGATGAATCTGGTGAGATTCATTTACGCCGTGTGATTTTTGCCACTGGACGAAGTAAAGCATGGATTAACGGTCGACCAAGCAGCTTATCCGAACTGAAAGAAATTGGACGTTTACTGGTTCAGCTCTATAGTCAACACAGCCAGCAACAATTACTAGAACCCCCTTACCCAAAACATTGGTTAGACCGTTATAGTAATTTTGGTGATCATACACAGGCAGTCAAAGACAGCTACAACACGTGGCAAAAAAATATCCGTCAACATCAAGCTGCTCTCGATGCTCAGACGACACGCTTAAAACGGATTGAAACTTTAGAATCGCAACTTGAAGAACTCGAAGATGTACTACAGGTTGATTATAAAGACATTGAGCAAGAATTTGATCGTTTAAGTCATCATGAGCACATCATGTTGGACTGTGGTTATGCCCTAAATGCCTTAGAAGAATCTGAACAAAATATTAATCAGGAAATCTCTTCCATCATTCGTCGTCTTGAATCACATGCTGGACGTAGCGAGCAACTGTCCACGATTTATAATTCTTTAGTCAATGCACAAAGTGAATTGGATGATGCGAGCTCAAGCTTAAAACAATATATTGATCGTCAAAGTTTTGATCCTGATCGAATGGAAGAACTCAATGCTCAACTGGAAGTTTTCCATCGACTTGCGCGTAAGTATCGTGTTCAACCTGATGAACTAAAACAACAATATGAAACGTGGCAAAATGAGTTACAGCAACTGCATCAGTTAGAAGACCCTGAAGCCTTAGCTGAACAAGTTGAGCAAGCACATCAAGTCTTCATAGAAAAAGCGCAATATCTAGATGATATTCGTCGTGAAGCAGCCACCCCATTAGCAATAAAACTCACTGAACAAGTAAAGCAGTTAGCGCTACCTGAAGCCCATTTCGAATTTAAATTCGAACCCTTAGAACAACCATCTTCTGAAGGCTTTAGCTTTATTCAACTCCTGTTCACTGCCAACAAAGGCATTCCACCACAACCTTTAGGTCGAATCGCATCAGGTGGTGAATTGTCTCGTATAGCCTTAGTGATGCAAGTGATGAATGCAGAAAAAACCGAAGCTGAAGTTTTGGTGTTTGATGAAATTGATGTGGGAATTAGTGGTGGTACGGCGGAGATTGTCGGGCGTTTACTTGCCGGACTTGGTCAACATGTACAAATTCTATGTATCACCCACCAAGCGCAAGTTGCTGCACAGTCTGATCAACATTTGTTGGTGAAAAAATTACAGACCGACCCTGCCAGCAGTACTATTTTTGAATTAGACGAAGATGAGCGGATTCAAGAATTAGCACGCATGACGGGTGGCGTAGAAATTAGTGAAACCACGTTGCAACACGCGAAGCAGTTAAGACAATTGAAGTTTCAGACGACTTAA
- the ruvX gene encoding Holliday junction resolvase RuvX — translation MPDASQPQLIMAFDFGTQKTGMAVGSSIIESATPLPLLPMKDGIPNWDELLRIVKQHQPNLFLVGLPLNMDDSESELSTRARKFARRLRHQTNIQTWMVDERLTTREARDELDHYQAQGRAKKLSADSLAAALFIESWYRNPQGIQP, via the coding sequence ATGCCTGACGCATCACAGCCACAATTGATTATGGCTTTTGATTTTGGAACGCAAAAAACAGGAATGGCTGTGGGGTCATCGATTATTGAAAGTGCCACCCCACTGCCTTTATTGCCCATGAAAGATGGCATCCCGAATTGGGATGAGCTTCTTAGGATCGTGAAACAACATCAACCGAACTTATTTTTAGTCGGCTTACCTTTGAATATGGATGATTCAGAATCTGAATTGTCTACACGTGCACGTAAGTTTGCTCGTCGCTTACGTCACCAAACCAATATTCAAACTTGGATGGTGGATGAACGCCTCACGACCCGTGAAGCTCGTGATGAGTTAGATCATTACCAAGCCCAAGGGCGAGCTAAAAAACTGTCTGCAGATAGTTTAGCCGCCGCACTGTTTATAGAAAGTTGGTATCGCAACCCTCAAGGGATTCAACCTTAA
- the ppnP gene encoding pyrimidine/purine nucleoside phosphorylase, which translates to MQSQFDHVSVVKKSNVYFGGTCISHTVQFEDGTKKTLGVILPTEQPLTFETHVPERMEIISGECRVKIADNEEHELFRAGQSFYVPGGSKFKIETDDVLDYVCHFEG; encoded by the coding sequence ATGCAATCACAATTTGATCATGTATCTGTTGTAAAAAAATCTAATGTTTATTTTGGTGGTACATGTATTAGTCATACTGTCCAATTTGAAGACGGCACAAAAAAAACATTAGGGGTGATTCTTCCAACTGAACAGCCTTTGACGTTTGAAACGCATGTTCCTGAACGTATGGAAATTATTTCAGGTGAATGCCGTGTAAAGATTGCAGACAACGAAGAACATGAGTTGTTCCGTGCAGGTCAATCTTTCTACGTACCAGGTGGTAGTAAGTTCAAAATTGAAACAGATGACGTATTGGACTATGTATGTCATTTTGAAGGTTAA
- a CDS encoding DMT family transporter gives MMPARYQGYAFVAITMCIWGGFTISSRLSALWHISPWDITALRFLLAFCILMPILIYKKDTAFLWKKEPFILAMLGGVAYCLTCYSAFHYVPAAHAAIFLNGCLPLCTAIAAFVLFKQPFDKHIWASLAIMLCSILAMSYLMYQATGVAFSLGDGLFFISAIWWGIFTVLLKQWKLSAWHAMAGVAIWSAIVYVPLYLLFFPKHLNEPTIQHLAIQTMFHGIFVVIVATLTYVEAIKRLGAFKAGSIVTLAPFIAAIIAVPLLGEPLSLAIVCGLIGMGIGALQPWRWLRKDSLEKQLTAQKKQSI, from the coding sequence ATGATGCCTGCACGCTACCAAGGTTACGCATTTGTTGCGATCACCATGTGTATTTGGGGAGGCTTCACCATTAGCTCTCGTTTAAGTGCGCTCTGGCATATCAGTCCTTGGGATATTACTGCACTCAGATTTTTATTGGCATTCTGTATATTGATGCCAATTCTGATTTATAAAAAAGACACCGCTTTTTTATGGAAGAAAGAACCTTTCATTTTAGCCATGCTGGGCGGTGTCGCATATTGCTTAACATGCTACAGCGCCTTTCATTATGTACCAGCTGCACATGCTGCGATTTTCTTAAATGGTTGTTTGCCTCTATGTACTGCCATAGCCGCCTTTGTGTTATTTAAGCAACCCTTCGATAAGCATATTTGGGCAAGTCTTGCCATTATGCTGTGTTCAATCTTGGCCATGAGTTATCTCATGTATCAAGCGACTGGTGTTGCTTTTAGTTTGGGGGATGGACTGTTTTTTATCAGCGCTATTTGGTGGGGGATTTTCACTGTTCTTCTTAAACAGTGGAAACTGTCTGCTTGGCATGCCATGGCAGGGGTCGCGATTTGGTCAGCAATTGTTTATGTGCCTTTGTATTTGCTGTTTTTCCCAAAACATTTAAATGAACCGACAATCCAGCATTTGGCCATTCAAACCATGTTTCACGGTATTTTTGTGGTCATCGTTGCCACGCTTACTTATGTTGAAGCGATTAAACGATTAGGTGCATTTAAAGCAGGTAGTATTGTCACATTGGCTCCCTTTATTGCGGCAATTATTGCCGTACCTTTATTGGGTGAGCCATTGAGTCTAGCGATTGTGTGTGGATTGATTGGAATGGGGATAGGAGCTTTGCAGCCTTGGCGCTGGTTGAGAAAAGACAGTTTAGAAAAGCAATTAACAGCACAAAAAAAGCAGTCAATCTAA
- a CDS encoding DUF1656 domain-containing protein — MGEFNVYGVYIPTLLVQGLVAYVLLLFVIRYTDRWMEQGSDAFLGLFNFCLYLVLLLLVHWVFVWSGF; from the coding sequence ATGGGTGAATTTAATGTTTATGGCGTGTATATCCCCACGCTATTGGTTCAAGGTTTAGTTGCATATGTATTGCTGCTGTTTGTCATCCGCTATACAGACCGTTGGATGGAGCAGGGATCAGATGCCTTCTTAGGGCTGTTTAATTTTTGTCTTTACCTTGTGCTGTTGTTGCTGGTGCATTGGGTGTTTGTTTGGAGCGGTTTCTAA
- a CDS encoding prepilin peptidase — protein sequence MHELTALFIEYPIYLYITVGIISLCIGSFLNVVIYRTPKMMEQEWKQDCQMLLHPEQAIIDESKITLSKPDSSCPKCKQPIRWYQNIPVISWLALRGKCGSCKNPISIRYPLIELLTAICSLIVVWVYGPTLQAFFGVILTWVLIALTFIDFDTQLLPDRYTLPLAALGLGINSYAIYTTPTSAIWGYIIGFLCLWIVYYLFKIITGKEGMGYGDFKLLAALGAWMGPMLLPLIILLSSCVGAMIGIILLKVKKENQPFAFGPYIAIAGWIAFLWGDQIMKAYLGG from the coding sequence ATGCATGAACTAACTGCTTTATTTATTGAATACCCAATATATCTCTATATTACAGTCGGTATTATCAGCCTATGTATCGGCAGTTTTCTCAATGTCGTGATTTATCGTACGCCAAAAATGATGGAACAAGAGTGGAAACAAGACTGCCAAATGCTCTTGCATCCAGAACAAGCCATTATTGATGAATCTAAAATTACATTGAGCAAACCAGACTCAAGCTGTCCCAAATGCAAGCAACCGATTCGTTGGTATCAGAATATTCCAGTAATCAGTTGGCTTGCTTTACGTGGTAAATGCGGTTCATGCAAAAATCCGATTAGCATTCGTTATCCTTTGATCGAACTGCTAACTGCTATTTGTTCTTTAATTGTGGTTTGGGTTTACGGTCCTACCTTACAGGCATTTTTTGGTGTCATTTTGACTTGGGTTCTCATCGCATTAACCTTTATCGATTTTGACACTCAACTCCTGCCAGACCGTTATACCTTACCCTTAGCAGCACTGGGTTTAGGCATCAATAGCTATGCTATCTATACCACGCCTACATCAGCTATTTGGGGCTATATTATTGGTTTCTTATGTCTTTGGATTGTCTATTACCTGTTTAAAATCATCACTGGTAAAGAAGGTATGGGCTATGGAGATTTCAAACTCTTAGCGGCATTGGGTGCTTGGATGGGACCCATGCTGTTGCCATTGATCATCTTGCTATCTTCTTGTGTTGGTGCAATGATTGGCATCATCCTGCTCAAGGTTAAAAAAGAAAACCAACCTTTTGCTTTTGGTCCATATATTGCCATTGCAGGATGGATTGCTTTTCTATGGGGCGATCAAATCATGAAAGCCTATTTAGGAGGCTAA
- a CDS encoding YqgE/AlgH family protein, which produces MSKQFLTHRCLIAPPDLADEFFANTVVYIARHDSEGAQGIIINRPTGIQVKELLNDLEIEADFVRPHEVLQGGPLRPEAGFVLHTGQPTWHASIAVGENLCITTSKDILDAIAHNEGVGSYQIALGYTSWGKNQLEDEMSRGDWLICDSDMDLIFNLPYDDRWDAAYKKIGIDRTWLSSEIGHA; this is translated from the coding sequence GTGAGCAAACAATTTCTGACACATCGCTGTCTTATTGCCCCACCAGATTTGGCAGATGAATTCTTTGCCAATACAGTGGTTTATATTGCTCGACATGATTCAGAAGGCGCTCAAGGCATTATTATTAATCGGCCAACAGGAATTCAAGTCAAAGAATTACTCAACGATTTAGAAATCGAAGCTGACTTTGTTCGACCACACGAAGTATTACAAGGTGGTCCTCTTCGTCCAGAAGCAGGTTTTGTTTTGCACACAGGTCAACCCACTTGGCATGCATCCATTGCGGTAGGTGAAAATCTGTGTATTACCACCAGTAAAGATATTTTAGATGCAATTGCTCATAATGAAGGCGTAGGTTCTTATCAAATTGCGTTAGGCTATACCAGTTGGGGTAAAAACCAACTCGAAGATGAAATGTCACGTGGTGACTGGCTCATCTGCGATTCTGATATGGATTTAATTTTTAACCTACCTTATGACGATCGCTGGGACGCTGCCTATAAAAAAATAGGCATAGATCGTACTTGGTTATCTTCAGAGATTGGACATGCCTGA
- the rlmB gene encoding 23S rRNA (guanosine(2251)-2'-O)-methyltransferase RlmB: MAKPEYYYGIHSVESLLELEPERVLTLFALKGREDQRLKRIFELADPFGISIQKASRDSLEKLAGQPFHQGVVAAVRPHPTLNENDLEKLIQNTKDVFLLALDQITDPHNLGACIRTAAAMGVHAVVVPRDRSASLTPTARKVAAGGAEKVKFIQVTNLARTLAKIKDEFNVRVVGTMLDEHALPIQECDLTGPIAIIMGAEDTGLRPITQSQCDHKVYIPMDGNLQSLNVSVATGMALYEACRQRKA; this comes from the coding sequence ATGGCGAAGCCCGAATATTATTATGGCATTCATTCTGTGGAGTCATTATTGGAGTTAGAACCTGAACGTGTTTTAACTTTGTTTGCTTTAAAGGGACGTGAAGACCAGCGTTTAAAACGTATTTTCGAACTGGCTGATCCGTTCGGCATTAGTATTCAAAAAGCCAGTCGTGATAGTTTAGAAAAACTGGCAGGACAACCTTTCCATCAAGGTGTTGTTGCAGCAGTTCGTCCACATCCAACGCTCAATGAAAATGATCTAGAAAAATTGATCCAAAATACCAAAGACGTATTTTTGTTGGCACTTGATCAAATTACTGATCCGCATAACTTAGGTGCATGTATTCGTACTGCAGCAGCGATGGGTGTTCATGCCGTTGTGGTGCCTCGTGACCGTTCAGCAAGTTTAACGCCGACTGCACGTAAAGTGGCAGCGGGTGGTGCTGAAAAAGTGAAATTTATTCAAGTCACGAATCTGGCTAGGACTTTGGCAAAAATCAAAGATGAATTCAATGTGCGTGTTGTAGGTACGATGCTTGACGAACATGCCTTACCTATTCAAGAATGTGATTTGACTGGACCCATTGCGATTATTATGGGTGCTGAAGACACGGGTTTACGCCCAATCACACAATCACAGTGTGACCATAAAGTGTATATTCCGATGGATGGTAATTTGCAAAGTTTAAATGTGAGTGTAGCGACAGGTATGGCATTGTATGAAGCATGCCGTCAACGCAAAGCATAA
- a CDS encoding IclR family transcriptional regulator, which translates to MALSSFGKILTVLDLFSVDRPIINVDLISQELGLSTPTSYRYLKELVSAELLQRLSGTSGDYTLGSKIAVLDFISRTTDPLVQISMPFMQQIVERTEFTCLLTHLNYDSCIDIHHELYKDVKLSSYGRGSPRPVFTGSSPKIMLAHLPKQKLLDYYHRFESEFSSYGFASNEADFLARMKKIKKQGYYFSSGELDPNIAGLSIPINFSSKEAPLALTLLATKNRFDFVNEEKLIAILKENAELIEKKVAELALHEQEHSIQNTPSA; encoded by the coding sequence ATGGCGCTTTCTAGTTTTGGTAAGATTCTCACCGTTTTAGATTTATTTTCGGTAGATCGTCCTATCATAAATGTTGACTTGATTAGCCAAGAGTTAGGACTTTCTACACCCACCAGTTATCGCTATCTCAAAGAACTTGTTTCTGCCGAATTATTACAACGCTTAAGTGGTACATCTGGGGATTACACCTTGGGCTCAAAAATTGCCGTTTTAGATTTTATTTCAAGAACCACCGATCCACTGGTGCAAATTAGCATGCCATTCATGCAGCAAATTGTGGAAAGAACGGAATTCACCTGCTTACTCACCCATTTAAATTATGATTCGTGTATCGACATTCATCACGAATTGTATAAAGACGTCAAACTATCATCTTATGGTCGAGGTTCCCCTCGTCCAGTGTTTACAGGTTCATCGCCAAAAATCATGTTGGCGCATTTACCGAAGCAAAAGTTACTCGATTACTATCACCGCTTTGAATCTGAATTTAGCAGCTATGGTTTTGCCAGTAACGAAGCTGACTTTTTGGCTAGAATGAAGAAAATCAAAAAGCAAGGTTATTATTTTTCCAGTGGTGAACTTGATCCGAATATTGCAGGGCTTTCCATTCCTATCAATTTTTCCAGTAAAGAAGCGCCATTGGCACTGACCTTATTGGCGACTAAGAACCGTTTCGACTTTGTCAATGAAGAGAAGTTGATTGCGATCTTGAAAGAAAATGCTGAACTGATTGAGAAAAAGGTTGCTGAACTGGCACTGCATGAACAAGAGCATTCAATTCAAAATACTCCCTCAGCATAA
- the coaE gene encoding dephospho-CoA kinase (Dephospho-CoA kinase (CoaE) performs the final step in coenzyme A biosynthesis.) codes for MTFILGLTGGIGSGKSAASQWFETQGITVIDADIVAREIVEPGQPALAQIQECFGDWVIQSNGELDRRALREYIFKEPEARQQLEAITHPAIRTSIIQQLSAATSPYVILVSPLLFETNQHQLTHRNLLIDASEALQIQRASHRDGQSIEQIQKIISVQMPREKKQALADDVVLNDGHIDHLYHQLENLHQHYLNIAKEKKQS; via the coding sequence ATGACATTCATCTTGGGTCTAACAGGTGGCATTGGAAGTGGAAAATCAGCTGCAAGCCAATGGTTTGAAACCCAAGGAATCACTGTTATCGATGCTGATATTGTGGCACGTGAGATCGTTGAACCTGGTCAACCTGCACTCGCTCAGATTCAAGAATGTTTCGGGGATTGGGTGATTCAGTCCAATGGTGAATTAGACCGACGTGCTTTAAGAGAATACATTTTTAAAGAACCAGAAGCTCGACAACAGTTAGAGGCTATCACCCATCCTGCAATTCGAACATCTATAATTCAACAGCTTTCAGCAGCGACTAGCCCTTATGTCATTTTAGTTTCACCGCTTTTATTTGAAACCAATCAACATCAATTGACACATCGTAACTTACTGATTGATGCATCTGAAGCCTTGCAAATCCAAAGAGCCAGTCACCGTGATGGTCAATCTATTGAGCAAATTCAAAAGATTATTAGTGTGCAAATGCCACGAGAAAAAAAACAGGCATTGGCTGATGATGTAGTTCTCAATGATGGTCATATCGATCATTTATATCATCAGCTTGAAAACTTACATCAGCATTATTTAAACATTGCCAAAGAAAAAAAGCAGTCTTAG
- a CDS encoding FUSC family protein yields MLLTKQLLELRPRKMDMIFATKTCFASLMALYIAFSLDLSNPLWSMATVFLLANPYSGMVSSKSFYRIMGTLTGSAVAVLLTPRLIHMPWLFTFCMSAWVGFCLYISLLDRTARSYFFMLAGYTVVIITFNDILYINEFSIFDMALGRFIEISIGVVCSAVVSATIFPVHLGPVLQSRVGKTLQDTEALFRVILSDQTHQTNYMELLARVNHDTSEIHALSVHLWYEKSKFRGTTKPLQELLHQLSILTTNLVSMSERLAQLDEIDLGYREALKVLQKDVDQFLVSSTTLPEQYLNVLPQQFDDDFEAVFKSALPSQQVMLHSLKMDIRHFIQNVQTVKIIWYLIQKGEKHLPPHIVSLSTSYPSLHRDYGVAVRGGISAFLAIFIAGAMWIITGWKYGYMVASLTSICVCIMASMDNPVPALKIFIRATFYTAVVVFIYAFGVLPYVTEFWQLALVLAPFIIFCVSLFPHPPLSSLALPLLMCSIMELNLQNKYVLDQIATLDGSLANLIGPTIAAIVIYFVRAMSPDITATRILTLHYKSVRESMYLPFGLEFKIQLCSMLDRIGILNTKQVQSAELKREINLALIEVSAVIDLTRINELLNKMPQDNTLTQKLDHLQQLLDDYFRSKQLHLEHEMLRNNLIDQINLIQEQSLSFPDADISQRLQISLNNIRSSLYRSIGHEPVNQEVRVV; encoded by the coding sequence ATGCTGTTAACCAAGCAATTGTTAGAATTACGCCCACGTAAAATGGACATGATTTTTGCAACAAAAACGTGCTTTGCCAGTCTAATGGCTTTGTATATTGCGTTTTCGTTGGATTTATCAAATCCACTTTGGTCGATGGCAACCGTATTTCTACTGGCAAACCCATATTCTGGGATGGTTTCATCAAAAAGCTTTTATCGGATTATGGGCACTTTAACAGGCTCAGCCGTCGCAGTGCTACTGACACCCAGACTGATTCATATGCCGTGGTTATTTACCTTCTGCATGTCTGCGTGGGTAGGTTTCTGCCTTTATATTTCTTTACTCGATCGTACAGCACGTAGTTATTTCTTTATGTTGGCGGGTTATACCGTTGTCATCATTACATTTAACGACATTTTGTACATTAACGAGTTTAGTATTTTTGATATGGCATTGGGTCGCTTTATCGAAATCTCGATTGGCGTCGTGTGTAGTGCGGTCGTATCCGCAACGATTTTTCCTGTGCATTTAGGACCTGTATTACAGAGCCGAGTAGGTAAAACCTTACAGGATACAGAAGCGCTGTTTCGTGTGATCTTAAGTGATCAAACACATCAAACCAATTACATGGAACTGTTGGCACGTGTAAACCACGATACCTCTGAAATTCATGCCTTATCTGTGCATCTTTGGTATGAAAAATCGAAGTTTCGTGGTACGACCAAGCCTTTACAGGAGCTATTGCATCAGCTGTCTATTTTGACCACCAATCTGGTGTCAATGTCGGAACGCTTGGCGCAATTAGATGAAATCGATCTGGGTTATCGTGAAGCTTTAAAAGTTTTACAAAAAGATGTCGATCAATTTTTGGTTTCAAGTACAACATTGCCTGAACAGTATCTCAATGTGTTACCACAACAGTTTGATGATGACTTTGAAGCAGTCTTTAAAAGTGCCTTACCTTCACAGCAGGTGATGCTACATAGTTTGAAGATGGATATTCGCCATTTCATTCAAAATGTACAAACAGTCAAAATCATTTGGTATTTGATTCAAAAGGGTGAAAAGCATTTGCCGCCACATATTGTGTCGCTTAGTACTTCTTATCCAAGTTTGCATCGCGATTATGGTGTCGCTGTTCGCGGTGGTATTTCTGCATTTCTGGCGATTTTTATCGCGGGTGCGATGTGGATTATCACAGGATGGAAATATGGTTATATGGTTGCGTCTTTAACCTCTATTTGCGTCTGTATTATGGCGTCGATGGATAACCCTGTTCCAGCATTGAAAATTTTCATTCGCGCTACGTTTTATACGGCTGTCGTGGTGTTTATCTATGCATTTGGTGTGTTGCCTTATGTGACCGAATTTTGGCAATTGGCCTTGGTTCTCGCACCTTTTATTATTTTTTGTGTAAGTTTATTTCCACATCCACCTTTGTCGTCATTGGCTTTGCCCTTGTTGATGTGTTCAATTATGGAATTAAACTTACAGAACAAGTATGTCCTTGATCAAATTGCAACACTAGATGGTTCATTAGCGAATTTGATTGGTCCAACCATTGCCGCCATTGTGATTTATTTTGTGAGAGCGATGTCACCTGACATTACAGCAACACGTATTTTGACTTTGCATTACAAGTCTGTTCGAGAGTCAATGTATTTGCCATTTGGATTAGAATTTAAAATTCAACTGTGCAGTATGTTGGATCGAATTGGTATTTTGAATACAAAACAAGTGCAGTCTGCTGAATTGAAACGTGAAATTAATTTAGCATTGATCGAAGTCAGTGCTGTGATTGATTTAACACGAATCAATGAATTGTTGAACAAAATGCCACAGGACAATACACTCACGCAAAAGTTAGATCATCTTCAGCAGTTATTGGATGATTATTTCCGCTCTAAACAACTTCACTTAGAACATGAAATGCTACGAAACAATTTGATTGATCAGATCAATCTGATCCAAGAACAGTCCCTTAGTTTTCCAGATGCTGACATTTCTCAGCGTTTGCAAATCTCCTTAAACAATATTCGTAGCAGTTTATACCGTTCAATTGGTCATGAACCTGTGAATCAAGAGGTTCGAGTTGTATAA